A section of the Carya illinoinensis cultivar Pawnee chromosome 12, C.illinoinensisPawnee_v1, whole genome shotgun sequence genome encodes:
- the LOC122289421 gene encoding LRR receptor-like serine/threonine-protein kinase FEI 1 codes for MGFCLMEWRGLWLLCVLLTITVTNKIRAISPDGQALLSFRTAVVSSDGVLLHWRPEDPDPCNWKGVKCDPKTKRVINLSIPYHKLSGSLSPDLGKLDQLKILALHNNNFYGAIPSELGNCSQLQRIYLQGNYLSESIPSELGELLELETLDISSNSLSGYIPRLLGKLDKLIYFNVSTNFLIGSIPLDGVLINFTESSFVGNRGLCGKQVNVTCKDDGGPGTNSHSSTSAQSQGARKKYSGRLLISASATVGALLLVALMCFWGCFLYKKFGKNDGKCLAMDVSGGASIVMFHGDLPYSSKDIIKKLETLNEEHIIGCGGFGKVYKLAMDDGNIFALKRIVKMNDGFDRFFERELEILGSIKHRYLVNLRGYCNSPTSKLLIYDFLPGGSLDEALHERSEQLDWDARLNIILGAAKGLAYLHHDCSPRIIHRDIKSSNILLDGNLEARVSDFGLAKLLEDEESHITTIVAGTFGYLAPEYMQSGRAKEKTDVYSFGVLVLEVLSGKRPTDASFIEKGLNIVGWLNFLVTENRQREIVDPRCEGIQTESLDALLSIAIQCVSSSPEDRPTMHRVVQLLESEVVTPCPSDFYDSNPE; via the exons ATGGGCTTCTGTCTGATGGAATGGCGAGGGCTGTGGCTGCTTTGTGTTCTACTGACTATTACCGTAACGAACAAAATTAGAGCCATCAGTCCTGATG GTCAGGCACTTCTAAGTTTCAGGACAGCAGTGGTTAGTTCAGATGGAGTCCTTCTTCATTGGAGACCTGAAGATCCAGACCCATGCAATTGGAAGGGTGTGAAATGTGatccaaaaacaaagagagTAATAAACTT GAGTATTCCTTATCACAAATTGAGTGGATCTCTATCTCCTGATCTTGGGAAGCTAGATCAATTGAagatttt AGCTTTACATAACAACAACTTCTATGGGGCAATTCCTTCAGAGTTGGGAAATTGCTCACAATTACAGCGAAT ATACTTGCAGGGTAATTACTTGAGTGAATCTATTCCCAGTGAATTGGGAGAACTTCTGGAGCTTGAAACTTT GGATATTTCAAGCAACTCTCTGAGTGGGTATATCCCTCGCTTACTTGGGAAGTTGGATAAACTTATTTATTT CAATGTGTCAACTAATTTTCTAATTGGATCGATACCCTTGGATGGTGTGCTAATCAACTTTACAGAGAGCTC CTTTGTTGGAAATCGTGGTTTGTGTGGTAAGCAAGTCAATGTGACTTGCAAAGATGATGGAGGGCCTGGAACAAATTCTCATTCTTCAACTTCAG CACAAAGTCAGGGTGCAAGAAAGAAGTATTCTGGGCGGCTGCTTATTAGTGCATCTGCAACAGTAGGTGCACTACTCCTGGTCGCACTTATGTGTTTCTGGGGTTGCTTTCTGTACAAGAAGTTTGGTAAAAATGACGGAAAATGTCTTGCAATGGATGTCAGTGGCG GTGCATCAATAGTAATGTTTCATGGAGACTTGCCATACTCTTCAAAAGACATCATAAAGAAATTGGAGACTTTGAATGAGGAGCACATCATAGGTTGTGGGGGCTTTGGAAAAGTTTACAAGCTTGCAATGGATGATGGCAATATATTTGCTTTGAAAAGAATTGTAAAAATGAATGATGGCTTTGATCGTTTTTTCGAGAGAGAGCTAGAAATTCTTGGAAGTATAAAACACCGGTACCTAGTGAATTTGCGAGGTTATTGCAATTCTCCTACATCAAAATTGTTGATTTATGATTTCCTTCCTGGTGGTAGCCTTGATGAAGCTCTTCATg AAAGATCTGAGCAGCTTGACTGGGATGCACGATTGAATATCATTTTGGGAGCTGCAAAAGGCCTAGCTTACTTGCACCATGATTGTTCACCGAGGATTATACATCGAGACATAAAGTCGAGCAATATTTTGCTTGATGGCAATCTCGAGGCTCGAGTATCTGACTTTGGACTTGCTAAACTATTGGAGGATGAAGAGTCCCACATAACAACTATAGTTGCTGGAACATTTGGTTATCTGGCTCCAG AATATATGCAAAGTGGTAGAGCAAAAGAAAAGACTGATGTCTATAGTTTTGGGGTCCTGGTGCTTGAAGTGTTGAGTGGAAAGCGACCAACGGATGCATCATTTATTGAAAAGGGTCTGAACATTGTTGGCTGG TTGAATTTTCTGGTTACAGAGAATAGGCAAAGAGAGATTGTTGACCCACGTTGTGAGGGGATTCAGACAGAAAGCCTTGATGCATTGCTTTCAATCGCCATCCAGTGTGTTTCTTCTAGTCCAGAGGATAGACCCACAATGCACAGGGTGGTCCAGTTGCTTGAATCAGAGGTCGTGACCCCATGCCCAAGTGACTTCTACGATTCTAACCCTGAATGA
- the LOC122289422 gene encoding ubiquinol oxidase 2, mitochondrial-like, with the protein MVAMMMRLGRLSGPMMATLGPRLFSHSAAGTTSAAGRGLASCGNSLLVGFLRGSVPANDAGVNWIVGVRSCSTVAQQQVQNGKNHASNAAPAADSTKEAKEIVSYWGVPPVKVVNKDGTVWKWDCFRPWETYQADLSIDLKKHHVPLNLLDKLAYWMVKALRVPTDLFFQKRYGCRAMMLETVAAVPGMVGGMLLHCKSLRRFEQSGGWIKSLLEEAENERMHLMTFMEVTKPRWYDRALVISVQAVFFNAYFLGYMISPKFAHRVVGYLEEEAIHSYTEFLNELDKGNIKNVPAPAIAIDYWQLPPNSTLRDVVMVVRADEAHHRDVNHFASDVHFHGRELKDVSAPVGYH; encoded by the exons ATGGTGGCGATGATGATGCGTCTGGGCCGGCTTTCCGGTCCCATGATGGCCACGTTGGGACCACGCCTCTTCTCTCATTCCGCTGCCGGTACTACTAGTGCCGCTGGCCGCGGATTGGCCTCGTGTGGAAACTCGTTGCTGGTCGGTTTCTTGCGCGGGAGTGTTCCGGCCAATGATGCTGGCGTGAATTGGATTGTGGGGGTGCGGAGCTGCAGCACGGTAGCGCAGCAGCAGGTGCAGAATGGTAAGAATCATGCTTCGAATGCCGCTCCGGCAGCTGACAGTACTAAGGAAGCGAAGGAGATTGTGAGTTACTGGGGCGTGCCGCCGGTGAAGGTTGTGAACAAGGACGGCACCGTATGGAAGTGGGACTGCTTTAGG CCCTGGGAGACGTACCAAGCGGACCTGTCGATTGATCTGAAGAAGCACCACGTGCCTTTGAACttattggacaaattggcttatTGGATGGTCAAAGCCCTCAGGGTGCCCACTGACCTGTTCTTTCAG AAGCGATATGGATGCCGGGCAATGATGCTAGAAACTGTGGCAGCTGTTCCCGGCATGGTTGGAGGCATGCTGCTGCATTGCAAGTCACTGAGGCGATTTGAGCAGAGTGGTGGCTGGATCAAATCACTGCTGGAAGAAGCTGAGAATGAGCGCATGCACCTCATGACATTCATGGAGGTAACCAAGCCTAGGTGGTACGATCGTGCACTGGTGATTTCTGTCCAAGCTGTCTTCTTCAATGCTTACTTCTTAGGCTATATGATATCTCCCAAATTTGCTCACCGGGTGGTGGGTTACCTGGAAGAGGAGGCAATACACTCGTACACCGAGTTCCTCAACGAACTGGACAAAGGTAACATCAAGAACGTGCCGGCTCCGGCCATTGCTATTGATTACTGGCAGCTTCCTCCCAACTCCACCTTACGTGATGTTGTCATGGTGGTAAGAGCAGATGAGGCACACCACCGCGATGTCAATCACTTCGCATCC GACGTGCATTTTCATGGACGCGAGTTGAAGGATGTTTCTGCTCCAGTTGGATATCACTAA
- the LOC122288973 gene encoding SH3 domain-containing protein 2-like, translated as MESIRKQASKLREQVAKQQQAVLRQLGHLGHEAFMDDEAELQCHQQLQNLYNSTRDAKHFQRNILRGIEAFVSISSKQMEMVRKLAQDCCKYGDENQSSESTCSPLARASLHFGTSHYSMEEEKETLLGIFVNQVCEPLRAQIRGAPLEDARHLVHRYDKLRQEVESQEAEVLRRRLKSRDSSISVESSTRLQLAEARLTELKSITMALGKEATAAMLSVEVQQQQLTFQKLLTMMEAERTYHQKALEILEKLHAEITLEKQPKEFSLPSEIMQREVYHQYVRDNIDSNGSGSHGPIIQNEKFFIAKAVHSFDAQADGELSLSVDDYVVVRQVAPTGWSEGECNGISGWFPSAYVERQEKAPASKVMEATSEP; from the exons ATGGAGAGTATACGGAAGCAAGCGAGCAAGCTCAGGGAGCAGGTTGCCAAGCAACAGCAG GCAGTGTTGAGACAATTGGGACATTTAGGTCATGAAGCTTTCATGGATGATGAAGCTGAACTTCAGTGTCACCAACAACTTCAAAATCTATACAATTCTACGAGAGATGCTAAG CATTTTCAGCGGAATATTCTTCGTGGAATTGAAGCTTTTGTTTCTATAAGCTCAAAGCAAATGGAGATGG TAAGAAAGTTGGCTCAAGATTGTTGTAAATATGGAGATGAGAATCAAAGCAGTGAAAGCACTTGTTCTCCTCTTGCGAGAGCTTCTCTTCACTTTGGTACATCGCATTATTCAATGGAGGAGGAAAAGGAGACTTTGCTTGGGATCTTTGTTAATCAG GTATGTGAGCCACTTCGGGCACAAATAAGAGGAGCTCCTCTGGAAGATGCTCGCCACTTGGTACATCGTTATGACAAATTGCGGCAAGAGGTTGAATCCCAG GAAGCCGAAGTATTGAGGCGTCGATTGAAGTCTAGGGATTCCTCTATTTCTGTAGAGAGTTCTACAAGGCTTCAACTTGCAGAAGCAAGACTGACTGAACTAAAATCTATAACTATGGCACTGGGGAAAGAAGCAACTGCTGCCATGTTGTCAGTTGAGGTTCAGCAGCAACAACTAACTTTCCAGAAGCTTCTTACCATG ATGGAAGCTGAGAGAACCTATCATCAAAAGGCTCTTGAAATTTTAGAGAAGCTACATGCCGAG ATAACACTAGAGAAGCAGCCCAAAGAGTTTTCATTGCCATCAGAGATAATGCAGAGAGAGGTTTATCATCAGTATGTGCGTGACAATATCGATTCAAATGGATCAGGTAGTCATGGACCTattattcaaaatgaaaagttcTTCATTGCAAAG GCTGTACATTCCTTTGATGCTCAAGCAGATGGAGAGTTAAGCCTCTCAGTGGATGATTATGTTGTGGTTCGCCAG GTGGCCCCTACTGGATGGTCTGAAGGAGAATGCAACGGCATATCTGGATGGTTTCCCTCTGCCTACGTGGAAAGGCAGGAGAAAGCACCGGCAAGCAAGGTAATGGAAGCAACTTCAGAACCTTGA